The Gemmatimonadaceae bacterium genome contains the following window.
TTGGCGGCGATCGCCGTGCCGCTCCCGCTGCTCGAGCCGCACGGATTGCGATCGAGCACATACGCATGCTTCACCTGTCCACCGCGCGCACTCCAGCCGCTCGACGAGTGCGTGCTGCGGAAGTTCGCCCACTCCGAGAGATTCGTCTTGCCGATCAGCACGGCGCCAGCCGCGCGCAGCTTCTCCACCACGAACGCATCCTTGGGCGCCGGCTTCCCCACCAGCGCGAGCGACCCCGCCGTGGTCTGCATCTTGTCGGCAGTGTCGAGGTTGTCCTTCACCAGCACCGGAATCCCGTGCAGCGGCCCACGGACCTTCCCCGCCTTCCGCTCCGCATCGCGCTCGGCGGCAATCGCCAGCGCATCCGGATTGACCTCGATCACACTGCGCAGCGTGGGCCCAGCCTTGTCGATGGCGGCAATGCGCGTGAGATACGCCTGCGTCAGCGCCCGACTCGTAAGCGCGCCCGATTCCATACGCGCCTGCAGATCGGCCACCGTGGCCTCCTCAAACGCAAACGGCGCCGCGGGCTGCGCATCATCCGCCTCGTGCGCCACCGCATCCGCCGGCCGCAGCATCACCCCAGCCCCGAGCGCGCCCATCGCGCCTACAAAGTTGCGTCTGTCCATCTCGTCACCATCAGAAGTAGTTCAAAGGTTGTAGTGCCTGACCTGCGGAGGGGCGGAGGAGCGAAGCAACGGAGACGGTGAGGTGCGCCCCTTCGTTCCTCCGCAGCTCCGCCCCTCCGCAGAGCAGGCACGACCGGCTAGCAGCTCACGCCGCAGCCAGCGCCAGCGCGAGATCCGCCATCAAGTCGTGCGCATCTTCCAGCCCGACACTCATGCGGATGAAGCCCTCACTCACCACATCGCCGCCCCAGCGTGCGCGGCGTTCGGCGCTCGTGTGCAAGCCGCCAAAGCTCGTCGCCTCGTACACCAGTTCGCTGGTGGCGAAGAAGCGCGCCGCGGCCTCCGCGCTCGCGAGCTCGAAGCTGATCACGCAGCCGTAGTGCGACATCTGCTTCGACGCGATCGCATGCGCAGGATCGTCCGGGAGCCCGGGATAGCGCACGCCCGTCACCTTCGGGTGATCGGCGAGGAACTCCGCCACCGCCATCGCCGTGCGGCACTGCTGCATCAGGCGCACGTGCAGGGTGCCGAGTGAGCGGTGCGCGAGCCACGCTTCCATGGGGCCGGGGATGACGCCCATGCGCGTGCGCCACGTGCGGAGCGCCTCGGCGTGCGCCGGGTTCTTGACGGCCACGTGCCCGAGCACCAGATCGGCGTGCCCGGTCATCGCCTTCGTGTCGGAGACCACGCACACATCGGCGCCAAGCGCGAGCGGCTGCTGCAGGAGTGGCGTGGCGGTGGTGTTGTCCACCACGACTAGTGCGCCCTTCGCGTGTGCGAGCTCGGCGAGGGCGGCGATATCGCACACATCAAGCTGCGGATTCGTGGGCGACTCCAACCAGAGCAACGACACCGACCCGGCCGGCTGCGCATCGAGCAGCCGCGCGAGCGCATCGCCCGCCGTGGGCGCCTGCAGCACCTTCAGGTTCTGCTGCGCGAACCATGCGCCGGCGAAATCCTGCGTCGCGAGCACGCGCGTGGTGTAGTAGCTCTCGGTCGGCATGATCACCGTGCTCCCCGGCGTCGCCAGTGTTGCCAGCACGGCGGCAGTGGCGGCCATCCCGCTCGGGTAGAGCTGGCACGGCCCGCCCTCGAGCTCGGCGAGCGCACTCTCGTACGCCGACCACGTGGGATTATCGAAGCGGCCGTAGGTGAAGCGCGACGCCGCCGGATCACCCGGGGCGTGATACGGCGCCGCGAATACGGGGCCCGGGAGATACGGTGTGCCGGGAGCCGCGTCGGGCAGACCGGCGCGCACGACGCGCGTCGCCGGCTGCCAGAACGGTTCGGTGCCGCGATGCGCGGCGTTCGGCGCGTCGCTCATCTCAGGCGGTCGCCGGATACGCGTGGTCGTCGAGCGGCGTGGCGTCTTCGATCAGCATCACGGGAATGCCGTCCTGCACGCGATACACGAGGCGATCGGTGCGACACACCAGCGCCTCGGCGGCCGTGGTGTGGTACTCGAGCGCGCCCTTGCACTTGGGGCACACCAGGATCTTGAGGAGTTCCGGAGCGAGTGGCATACGACGGCAGAGGTCAGGACGGACGGTGATGCTGCGGAGCCTCGGCGGTGAACGCGAGCTTGGGGCCGCCGAGGAGTTCGATGCAATACGGTACCGCGGGCCACACGGCGCGCAGGCACTCTTCAATCGCCGCCGGCTTGCCGGGGAGATTGATGATCAGCGACTGGCCGCGCGACCCGGCGACCTGCCGCGACAGAATCGCGGTGGGCACGGTGCGCACCGACACCGCGCGCATCTGCTCACCAAAGCCAGGCAGCAGCCGGTCGCAGACGGCCACTGTGGCTTCGGGGGTGACATCGCGCGGTGCCGGTCCGGTCCCGCCGGTGGTCACGATGAGCGGGCAGCGCAGCGCGTCGGCGAGCTCACGCAGTGCGGCCTCGATCGCCGGCTGTTCATCGGGGACCAGCCGGTAGGCGGGCGCCCACGGCGTCGCGATCCAGCGCGTATACACCGCTTCGATCGCCGGCCCGGACTTGTCCTCGTACACCCCGGCCGACGCGCGATCGGAGATGGTAACGATTCCAAGCGGAAACGGAGCGGTCGAGCCGTGCGGAGCAGACATACCGTAAAGTAGCTTCTCCCTCATGCCTGCGCCCCGTCTGTCGCTGCTCCTGCTCTGGCTGTCCTGCACCGCGTGCTCGGCGGGCGCTGTGGAGCAGCCCTCGGTCACGCCGCCGCCACCCGTGCCCGTGGACACGCTGCCGATCGCCTTCGTGCACGATCCGCAGAATGCCACCCACCTGTCGGCCGCCAACGGCGCACTCTCCATCCGCTTCCGGTCCACTCCCGGGCGCGTCACGGCGGCGGTCGTCGAGGCGAATGGCCTCACGGGCGCCATGCAGCCGCAGTTCCGCTATCGCGGCCAGGACGTCTGGCGCGGCACGCTGCCGGTGGGCGTCGCGAGCTATCGCATTCGCGTCACCACTACCAAGG
Protein-coding sequences here:
- a CDS encoding cystathionine gamma-lyase — protein: MSDAPNAAHRGTEPFWQPATRVVRAGLPDAAPGTPYLPGPVFAAPYHAPGDPAASRFTYGRFDNPTWSAYESALAELEGGPCQLYPSGMAATAAVLATLATPGSTVIMPTESYYTTRVLATQDFAGAWFAQQNLKVLQAPTAGDALARLLDAQPAGSVSLLWLESPTNPQLDVCDIAALAELAHAKGALVVVDNTTATPLLQQPLALGADVCVVSDTKAMTGHADLVLGHVAVKNPAHAEALRTWRTRMGVIPGPMEAWLAHRSLGTLHVRLMQQCRTAMAVAEFLADHPKVTGVRYPGLPDDPAHAIASKQMSHYGCVISFELASAEAAARFFATSELVYEATSFGGLHTSAERRARWGGDVVSEGFIRMSVGLEDAHDLMADLALALAAA
- the mog gene encoding molybdopterin adenylyltransferase — translated: MSAPHGSTAPFPLGIVTISDRASAGVYEDKSGPAIEAVYTRWIATPWAPAYRLVPDEQPAIEAALRELADALRCPLIVTTGGTGPAPRDVTPEATVAVCDRLLPGFGEQMRAVSVRTVPTAILSRQVAGSRGQSLIINLPGKPAAIEECLRAVWPAVPYCIELLGGPKLAFTAEAPQHHRPS
- a CDS encoding Trm112 family protein, which encodes MPLAPELLKILVCPKCKGALEYHTTAAEALVCRTDRLVYRVQDGIPVMLIEDATPLDDHAYPATA